Proteins encoded by one window of Salvia splendens isolate huo1 chromosome 7, SspV2, whole genome shotgun sequence:
- the LOC121741149 gene encoding uncharacterized protein LOC121741149 has protein sequence MVNIPVRFKRVAAAFDEMSRDRSFESSGSEHSADLSDLVNSFFEREIREQRIIVGGDGDGGGDDEIEIDEDESGSNSQDSRIHDSLRKIFDLGDGRSISIAVEKALEVVGDNDSSLEFKRRLMARLRSSGFDAGICKSKWEKSGSKPWGNYEYIDVNAGGIRYVVEVSLADKFIIARPTAAYAAMLDEFPAIFVGKPEEMKQLVRQMSKAIRKSLKSVGLNVPPWRRLSYMQAKWFGSYKRTTNEISRAEAFKDLGGKRLVGFATAAAPDLSFCRKDFAAKHGIRVGNLAAVLNNHEMLL, from the exons ATGGTGAATATTCCGGTGAGGTTCAAAAGGGTTGCGGCGGCCTTCGACGAGATGTCGAGAGATAGGTCGTTCGAGAGCAGCGGCAGCGAGCATTCGGCCGATTTGTCCGATCTCGTCAACTCCTTCTTTGAGAGGGAGATTAGGGAGCAGAGAATAATAGTAGGTGGAGATGGCGATGGAGGCGGAGATGATGAGATTGAGATCGATGAAGATGAATCCGGGAGTAACTCGCAGGACTCCAGAATTCATGATTCTTTGAGAAAAATATTTGATCTCGGCGACGGAAGAAGCATTTCAATTGCGGTGGAGAAGGCGTTGGAAGTTGTTGGCGATAATGATTCGTCGCTGGAATTCAAGCGGCGGCTAATGGCCCGGCTGCGGAGTAGTGGCTTTGATGCCG gCATTTGCAAATCCAAGTGGGAGAAGAGCGGAAGCAAGCCTTGGGGGAATTACGAGTACATAGACGTGAACGCTGGTGGCATCCGCTACGTTGTCGAAGTTTCATTGGCCGACAAGTTCATAATCGCGCGTCCAACAGCCGCCTACGCCGCAATGCTGGACGAATTTCCGGCGATCTTTGTGGGAAAACCTGAGGAGATGAAGCAATTGGTGAGACAAATGTCGAAGGCGATTAGGAAGTCATTAAAGAGCGTGGGGCTGAACGTGCCGCCGTGGAGGCGCCTGAGCTACATGCAGGCAAAGTGGTTTGGCTCGTATAAACGAACCACTAATGAAATTTCAAGGGCGGAGGCGTTCAAGGATTTGGGTGGGAAAAGATTGGTTGGTTTTGCGACTGCAGCGGCGCCGGATTTGTCTTTCTGCAGAAAGGATTTTGCAGCCAAACACGGCATTAGAGTTGGAAATTTGGCTGCGGTTTTGAACAATCATGAAATGCTGCTCTAA
- the LOC121742745 gene encoding uncharacterized protein LOC121742745: MPTRGRPLSQASEDAEKRLQSEIDNTVDDVIPVALAKRFRDRLAEGAPSAVAGDAEKKQLKGRKPNQLYCRRPPLEFFNYLKQLNPRQKRAVTEIGFGAVLCF, translated from the exons ATGCCTACGAGAGGTCGACCACTCTCTCAAGCATCAGAGGATGCAG AGAAGCGGCTACAATCAGAAATAGATAATACAGTAGATGATGTTATACCAGTTGCTTTGGCTAAGAGGTTCAGGGATAGGTTGGCAGAGGGCGCTCCCAGTGCGGTCGCAGGTGATGCTGAAAAGAAACAGCTAAAGGGACGAAAGCCTAATCAGCTGTACTGTAGACGACCACCGCTGGAATTTTTTAACTACTTGAAGCAGTTAAATCCAAGACAGAAAAGGGCGGTTACGGAGATTGGTTTTGGAGCAGTACTCTGTTTTTGA